One window from the genome of Malus domestica chromosome 01, GDT2T_hap1 encodes:
- the LOC114824457 gene encoding delta-1-pyrroline-5-carboxylate synthase-like has protein sequence MEEVDSSRGFLKDVKRLVLKVGTAVVTRNDGRIALGRLGALCEQLKELNSQGYEIILVSSGAVGLGRQRLRYRKLVNSSFADLQKPQVELDGKACAAVGQNCLMALYDTLFSQLDVSSAQLLVTDSDFRDRDFRKQLGETMKSLLSLRVIPIFNENDAVSTRKAPYEDSSGIFWDNDSLAALLALELKADLLILLSDVDGLYSGPPSDPRSKLIHTYVKEKHQTEITFGDKSRVGRGGMTAKVKAAVNAAYAGIPVVITSGFAAGNISKVLQGQRIGTLFHQDANLWTPVKEIDARGMAVAARESSRRLQAMTSEDRKKILLDVADALEANVKLINIENEADVSAAQRAGYEKSLISRLALKPGKITSLAKSIRVLANMEDPIGRVLKKTELADGLVLEKTSSPLGVLLIVFESRPEALVQIASLAIRSGNGLLLKGGKEAKRSNAILHKIITEAIPESVGGKLIGLVTSREEIPDLLKHDDMIDLVIPRGSNKLVSQVKNSTKIPVLGHADGICHVYIDKSANMDMAKRIVLDAKIDYPAACNAMETLLVHNDLKSTAAFNDLVVELRTAGVTLYGGPRASVLLRIPEAHSFHHEYSSMACTVEFVDDVHAAIDHIHEHGSAHTDCVIAEDQEAVDAFLGKVDSAAVFHNASPRFCDGARFGLGAEVGISTSRIHARGPVGVEGLLTTRWILRGHGQIVDGDKGVTYTHKDLPIEP, from the exons ATGGAGGAAGTGGATAGCTCTCGAGGTTTCCTCAAAGACGTTAAGCGCCTCGTTCTCAAG GTTGGGACTGCCGTTGTGACTCGAAACGACGGAAGAATTGCTCTTGGAAGATTAGGCGCGCTTTGTGAGCAG CTTAAGGAGTTGAACTCTCAAGGATATGAGATTATATTGGTGTCATCTGGTGCTGTGGGCCTCGGCCGTCAGCGGCTCAGATACCGGAAATTAGTTAACAGCAG CTTTGCTGATCTCCAGAAACCACAAGTTGAACTTGACGGGAAGGCGTGTGCAGCTGTTGGACAGAACTGTCTGATGGCTCTCTACGATACGTTGTTTAGTCAG TTGGATGTGTCGTCAGCTCAGCTTCTTGTAACAGATAGCGATTTTAGGGATAGAGATTTTAGAAAGCAACTAGGTGAAACTATGAAATCGTTGTTATCTCTGAGGGTTATTCCTATATTTAATGAAAACGACGCAGTCAGTACGAGGAAAGCTCCATATGAG GATTCTTCTGGTATATTTTGGGATAATGACAGTTTGGCAGCTCTACTGGCTTTGGAGCTAAAGGCTGATCTTCTTATTCTTTTGAGTGACGTTGATGGTCTATACAGCGGGCCTCCAAGTGACCCCCGTTCGAAGCTTATCCATACATACGTAAAGGAGAAGCATCAGACTGAAATTACTTTTGGAGACAAATCTAGAGTGGGAAGAGGGGGTATGACTGCTAAAGTAAAAGCTGCTGTCAATGCAGCTTATGCTGGCATCCCTGTTGTTATTACAAG TGGGTTTGCTGCTGGAAACATCTCTAAAGTCCTTCAAGGGCAACGTATTGGTACCCTCTTTCACCAAGATGCTAATTTATGGACACCAGTTAAAGAAATTGATGCAAGAGGGATGGCAGTTGCAGCCAGGGAAAGTTCCAGAAGGCTTCAG GCCATGACTTCAGAAGACAGGAAAAAAATTCTTCTGGATGTAGCTGATGCCCTTGAAGCAAATGTAAAATTGATCAACATTGAAAATGAAGCTGATGTTTCTGCGGCACAACGAGCAGGATATGAAAAATCATTGATATCTCGGCTGGCTCTGAAGCCTGGGAAG ATTACAAGCCTTGCAAAGTCTATTCGTGTGCTTGCAAACATGGAAGATCCAATTGGTcgtgttttgaaaaaaactgAG CTTGCAGATGGTCTTGTCTTGGAGAAAACATCAAGCCCACTGGGTGTTCTCCTGATTGTATTTGAGTCTCGTCCTGAAGCGCTAGTACAG ATAGCTTCATTAGCAATCCGAAGTGGGAATGGGCTTCTCTTGAAGGGGGGAAAGGAGGCTAAGAGATCAAATGCAATTTTGCACAAG attatcaCCGAAGCCATCCCAGAGAGTGTTGGTGGAAAACTAATTGGACTTGTGACTTCAAGAGAAGAGATTCCAGATTTGCTTAAG CATGATGACATGATTGATCTTGTGATCCCAAGAGGCAGCAATAAACTGGTTTCTCAAGTCAAGAATTCGACCAAGATTCCAGTTCTCGGTCATGCTG ATGGAATATGCCATGTGTATATTGATAAGTCTGCTAATATGGATATGGCAAAGAGAATTGTTTTGGATGCAAAAATAGATTATCCAGCAGCGTGTAATGCAATG GAAACACTTCTAGTCCATAATGATTTGAAGAGTACAGCCGCATTTAATGATCTTGTTGTTGAGCTTCGCACTGCAG GTGTTACTTTATATGGTGGACCAAGAGCAAGCGTCTTGCTCAGGATTCCTGAGGCACATTCGTTCCACCATGAGTACAGTTCAATGGCTTGCACTGTTGAGTTTGTTGACGATGTGCATGCAGCAATTGATCATATACATGAACATGGAAG TGCACACACTGATTGCGTCATTGCAGAAGACCAAGAAGCTGTGGATGCGTTTTTAGGTAAAGTTGACAG TGCTGCTGTTTTCCACAATGCAAGCCCAAGATTCTGCGATGGGGCTCGATTTGGACTTGGTGCAGAG GTCGGGATAAGCACAAGTCGAATTCATGCTCGGGGTCCGGTAGGAGTCGAAGGACTGTTAACAACTCGATG GATTCTGAGAGGACATGGACAAATTGTGGACGGTGATAAGGGGGTTACTTACACCCACAAGGACCTCCCAATTGAGCCCTAA
- the LOC114824458 gene encoding uncharacterized protein At2g39795, mitochondrial-like isoform X2, protein MAFTSILRRSAFSLAPLASRLARGQRSYHGAVATAANHFNFSRKPTQPSPFVPTHRYYSSHSSDQSLIRVIESEIKCAEETDDLDKVEEVPSSFPFKIEDTPGIQTVTLKRTYQGEDIQVEVHMPDLVTGEDDDDDNQDDDNDEHANKSSIPLVVTVSKTDGPVLEFSVTAYPDEFQIDSLAVKNPEDSEDQIAYEGPDFHAAIWMRTFRRHSTSTWR, encoded by the exons ATGGCTTTCACTTCAATTCTCCGCCGATCGGCCTTCTCCCTGGCCCCACTCGCCAGCCGCCTCGCTCGCGGCCAGAGATCTTACCACGGCGCTGTTGCCACCGCCGCCAACCACTTCAATTTCTCCCGCAAGCCCACTCAACCGAGCCCTTTCGTTCCCACCCATCGATACTACTCGAGCCACAGTTCGGACCAGTCTCTGATCAGGGTCATCGAGTCGGAGATCAAGTGCGCTGAGGAGACCGATGATCTCGACAAG GTTGAGGAGGTTCCATCATCCTTCCCTTTTAAAATTGAAGATACTCCCGGAATCCAAACAGTGACGCTGAAAAGAACATATCAAGGTGAAGACATACAGGTTGAAGTTCACATGCCTGATCTAGTAACTGGTGAGGACGACGACGATGATAACCAGGATGATGACAACGATGAACACGCCAACAAATCCAGCATCCCGTTGGTCGTAACTGTCTCCAAGACTGATGGACCAGTTCTCGAGTTTAGCGTCACTGCTTACCCTGATGAGTTTCAAATTGACAGCTTGGCAGTGAAAAATCCAGAGGATTCTGAGGATCAAATCGCCTACGAGGGGCCTGACTTCCA TGCAGCGATTTGGATGAGAACCTTCAGAAGGCATTCCACAAGTACTTGGAGGTGA
- the LOC114824458 gene encoding uncharacterized protein At2g39795, mitochondrial-like isoform X1: MAFTSILRRSAFSLAPLASRLARGQRSYHGAVATAANHFNFSRKPTQPSPFVPTHRYYSSHSSDQSLIRVIESEIKCAEETDDLDKVEEVPSSFPFKIEDTPGIQTVTLKRTYQGEDIQVEVHMPDLVTGEDDDDDNQDDDNDEHANKSSIPLVVTVSKTDGPVLEFSVTAYPDEFQIDSLAVKNPEDSEDQIAYEGPDFHDLDENLQKAFHKYLEVRGIKPSTTNFLHEYMLSKDSKEYANWLQQLKSFVEA, encoded by the exons ATGGCTTTCACTTCAATTCTCCGCCGATCGGCCTTCTCCCTGGCCCCACTCGCCAGCCGCCTCGCTCGCGGCCAGAGATCTTACCACGGCGCTGTTGCCACCGCCGCCAACCACTTCAATTTCTCCCGCAAGCCCACTCAACCGAGCCCTTTCGTTCCCACCCATCGATACTACTCGAGCCACAGTTCGGACCAGTCTCTGATCAGGGTCATCGAGTCGGAGATCAAGTGCGCTGAGGAGACCGATGATCTCGACAAG GTTGAGGAGGTTCCATCATCCTTCCCTTTTAAAATTGAAGATACTCCCGGAATCCAAACAGTGACGCTGAAAAGAACATATCAAGGTGAAGACATACAGGTTGAAGTTCACATGCCTGATCTAGTAACTGGTGAGGACGACGACGATGATAACCAGGATGATGACAACGATGAACACGCCAACAAATCCAGCATCCCGTTGGTCGTAACTGTCTCCAAGACTGATGGACCAGTTCTCGAGTTTAGCGTCACTGCTTACCCTGATGAGTTTCAAATTGACAGCTTGGCAGTGAAAAATCCAGAGGATTCTGAGGATCAAATCGCCTACGAGGGGCCTGACTTCCA CGATTTGGATGAGAACCTTCAGAAGGCATTCCACAAGTACTTGGAGGTGAGAGGGATCAAGCCCAGCACAACCAATTTCTTGCATGAGTACATGCTCAGCAAGGACAGCAAAGAATATGCAAACTGGTTGCAGCAACTTAAGAGCTTCGTCGAAGCGTAA
- the LOC114824455 gene encoding mannose-1-phosphate guanylyltransferase 1-like, producing MKALILVGGFGTRLRPLTLSFPKPLVEFANKPMILHQIEALKAIGVTEVVLAINYQPEVMMTFLKEFEEKVGIKITCSQETEPLGTAGPLALARDKLIDDSGKPFFVLNSDVISEYPFKQMIEFHKGHGGEASIMVTKVDEPSKYGVVVMEESTGKVQKFVEKPKLFVGNKINAGIYLLNPSVLDKIELRPTSIEKEVFPKIAAENKLFAMVLPGFWMDIGQPRDYITGLRLYLDSLRKNSSSKLAVGAHIVGNVLVDETAKIGEGCLIGPDVAIGPGCVIESGVRLSRCTVMRGVRIKNHACISSSIIGWHSTVGQWARVENMTILGEDVHVGDEIYSNGGVVLPHKEIKSSILKPEIVM from the exons ATGAAGGCACTTATTCTTGTTGGAGGTTTCGGGACGCGTCTGCGGCCATTGACACTCAGTTTCCCCAAGCCACTTGTTGAGTTTGCTAACAAACCCATGATACTGCATCAG ATAGAGGCGCTTAAGGCAATAGGTGTGACCGAAGTGGTTCTGGCTATCAATTACCAACCAGAG GTGATGATGACTttcttgaaggagtttgaggaaAAGGTTGGCATCAAGATCACATGCTCCCAAGAGACCGAGCCCCTTGGCACTGCTGGGCCTCTGGCTCTTGCTAGGGACAAACTGATTGATGATTCTGGCAAGCCCTTCTTTGTCCTTAACAGTGATGTTATCAGCGAGTACCCGTTTAAGCAAATGATTGAATTCCATAAGGGCCATGGAGGAGAAGCTTCCATAATGGTGACCAAG GTGGATGAGCCATCAAAATATGGTGTGGTGGTTATGGAAGAGTCTACAGGGAAAGTTCAGAAATTTGTAGAGAAACCAAAGTTGTTTGTTGGTAACAAAATCAATGCTGGAATTTACCTGTTGAACCCCTCCGTTCTTGATAAAATTGAACTCAGACCAACCTCAATTGAGAAAGAAGTATTCCCGAAAATCGCAGCAGAGAATAAGCTCTTTGCAATGGTCCTTCCAGGGTTTTGGATGGACATTGGGCAACCAAGGGATTATATTACCGGTCTGAGGCTATACTTGGATTCGTTGAGGAAGAACTCTTCATCCAAGTTGGCCGTAGGCGCCCACATTGTGGGAAACGTTCTGGTGGACGAGACTGCCAAAATTGGCGAGGGGTGCCTGATTGGACCGGATGTTGCAATCGGTCCAGGCTGCGTTATTGAGTCAGGAGTCAGGCTCTCTCGCTGCACAGTAATGCGTGGAGTCCGCATCAAGAACCACGCTTGCATTTCCAGCAGCATCATCGGATGGCACTCCACCGTTGGACAATGGGCTCGCGTAGAGAACATGACCATCCTTGGAGAAGATGTGCACGTGGGCGATGAGATTTACAGCAACGGAGGTGTGGTATTGCCACACAAAGAAATCAAGTCGAGCATTTTGAAGCCGGAAATTGTAATGTAG
- the LOC114824456 gene encoding CASP-like protein 5B2, with product MKKLFGSPGKVSGLALRIGQCCFAAAAIGVMLSAHGFFNATAFCYLIASMGLQVVWSFGLACLDLHALRSKRSLQNPILVSLFVVGDWVTSTLSLAAACSSAGVTVLYSKDLNYCRPMHLPCSKFQIAVAFAFISWFLLAVSSIVMFRLLGAV from the exons ATGAAGAAGCTGTTTGGGAGCCCAGGGAAGGTGAGTGGGCTGGCACTGAGAATTGGGCAGTGCTGTTTTGCTGCTGCTGCTATTGGGGTGATGCTCTCTGCTCATGGTTTCTTCAATGCCACTGCATTTTG TTATTTGATTGCATCAATGGGGCTTCAAGTTGTTTGGAGTTTTGGACTTGCTTGCCTTGATTTACATGCTTTGAGGTCAAAGAGAAGCTTGCAGAATCCTATTTTAGTGAGCCTATTTGTTGTCGGGGATTGG GTGACGTCTACGCTGTCATTGGCGGCTGCATGCTCATCAGCGGGGGTGACAGTTCTGTACTCAAAAGATTTGAATTACTGCAGGCCAATGCATCTTCCGTGCAGCAAGTTCCAAATCGCCGTTGCCTTCGCCTTCATCTCATGGTTTCTCCTCGCTGTTTCGTCAATTGTCATGTTTCGGTTGTTAGGCGCAGTatga
- the LOC114824454 gene encoding wall-associated receptor kinase-like 20, with product MASPPTLLLSAALLLTSAWCVLSLPRCPDCGTTTVPYPLSTSPTCGDQSYKIRCSAGSLLFDTLNNSYPIESVSPASQRLVLRPSAFLPNTCIATDIVHEGLQLNNSLPFNVTSSNTILYLNCTDTLLRSPLNCTASSLCHTYINGTGSVGSCKESLCCTFRAGGSSTSYNIRVRNSGCSAYTSFVNLDPGLPVDRWPEPGVELQWTSPREPECGTQTDCEGKSTCRSDPAVAGVRRCFCDSGFTWDPVQGLCVDDSIGSKDRTGLIAGLTCGIGATLIAATIAFLLYKRHRRIKEAQARLTKEREDILNANGGRAAKVFTGNEIKRATNSFSKDRLLGAGGYGEVYQGTLVDGTVVAVKIAKIGNTKGIDQVLNEVRILCQVNHKSLVHLLGCCVELEQPILVYEYIENGTLLEHLQARKPGGWKHLSWMQRLQIALDTAEGLAYLHFSAVPPIYHRDVKSSNILLDEKLNAKVSDFGLSRLAHTDLSHISTCAQGTLGYLDPEYYRNYQLTDKSDVYSFGVVLLELLTSQKAIDFNREADDVNLAVYAQRMMLEERLMDVVDPLLKEGANALELDTMKALGLLALGCLEERRQNRPSMKEVTEEIEYIASIATAKAVDA from the exons ATGGCCTCTCCGCCCACCCTCCTCCTCTCCGCCGCGCTCCTACTAACCTCGGCCTGGTGCGTACTATCCCTCCCGCGCTGCCCAGACTGCGGCACCACCACCGTCCCTTACCCCCTCAGCACATCCCCCACGTGCGGCGACCAGTCGTACAAGATCCGCTGTTCCGCGGGCTCCCTCCTCTTCGACACCCTCAACAACTCCTACCCAATCGAATCCGTCTCCCCTGCCTCCCAGCGACTGGTCCTCCGCCCCTCCGCCTTCCTCCCCAACACCTGCATCGCAACCGATATAGTCCACGAGGGCCTCCAGCTCAACAACTCCCTCCCCTTCAACGTCACCAGCAGCAACACCATCCTCTACCTCAACTGCACCGACACCCTCCTCCGATCGCCGCTCAACTGCACGGCGTCGAGCCTCTGCCACACATACATCAACGGCACCGGATCGGTGGGCTCTTGCAAGGAATCGCTGTGCTGCACGTTTCGGGCGGGCGGGTCGTCGACGTCGTACAATATCCGGGTCAGAAACTCGGGTTGCAGCGCGTACACCAGTTTCGTGAACTTGGATCCGGGTTTGCCCGTTGACCGGTGGCCCGAACCGGGAGTGGAGCTACAGTGGACATCACCAAGGGAGCCCGAGTGTGGGACGCAGACGGATTGTGAGGGGAAGTCCACTTGTAGGTCCGACCCGGCTGTCGCTGGGGTCAGGAGGTGCTTTTGCGACTCTGGCTTTACGTGGGACCCGGTTCAAGGCTTATGCGTTGATG ATAGCATTGGTTCAAAGGACCGCACCGGACTAATAGCAG GTTTAACTTGTGGGATTGGTGCAACACTAATCGCAGCCACCATAGCCTTTCTACTCTACAAGCGCCACAGGCGCATCAAAGAAGCACAAGCGCGCCTGACGAAAGAGCGCGAGGATATCCTAAATGCCAACGGAGGCAGAGCCGCTAAAGTCTTCACCGGGAATGAGATCAAAAGAGCAACAAACAGCTTCTCCAAAGACCGGCTCCTAGGCGCTGGTGGATACGGCGAAGTCTACCAAGGAACTCTTGTAGACGGCACTGTCGTGGCTGTCAAGATTGCTAAGATTGGAAACACCAAAGGCATTGACCAAGTTCTCAACGAGGTCCGAATTCTGTGCCAAGTTAACCACAAGAGCCTTGTCCACCTACTCGGCTGCTGCGTCGAGTTAGAGCAGCCTATTCTGGTCTACGAGTACATCGAGAATGGAACCCTTCTCGAACATCTGCAGGCTCGAAAACCTGGTGGCTGGAAACATCTTTCTTGGATGCAACGTCTCCAGATTGCGCTTGACACGGCCGAGGGTCTTGCTTATCTCCATTTCTCAGCTGTCCCTCCAATATATCACCGTGACGTGAAGTCTAGTAACATCCTGCTTGATGAGAAGCTGAATGCCAAGGTTTCGGATTTTGGGTTATCGCGGTTGGCTCACACGGATTTAAGTCACATATCAACGTGTGCTCAGGGAACCCTCGGATATCTTGATCCCGAATATTATAGGAACTATCAATTGACGGACAAGAGTGATGTTTATAGCTTCGGAGTTGTGCTCTTGGAGCTGCTGACATCTCAGAAAGCTATAGACTTCAACAGGGAAGCGGATGACGTGAACCTGGCAGTTTATGCGCAGAGGATGATGTTGGAGGAGAGGTTGATGGACGTGGTTGATCCGTTGCTGAAAGAGGGAGCGAATGCTTTGGAGCTGGACACGATGAAGGCGCTGGGGCTCCTTGCGTTGGGTTGCTTGGAGGAGCGTAGACAGAACCGGCCTTCGATGAAAGAAGTCACCGAGGAGATTGAGTACATTGCAAGCATTGCCACTGCTAAGGCTGTAGATGCCTAG